One Burkholderia cepacia genomic window carries:
- a CDS encoding SLC13 family permease → MSGAAIGGPGRGAGMLTGGRVAAALLAAGLATVAALGARGTLPGGDARIIAIVFTCIVLWATGAVASLWVSLLFFFLAATCTSVPTAEIFSGFGSSAFWLVFSGAAIGFALKESGLSERIGIALARRIGGSYLKELLAFAILSFLLSLVMPSTFGRIAILIPIAIGYCDVVKLGAHANGRRGILLLVIVGSYELAAAVLPANLPNVIMAGILEQSHGLHLRFSEYLLLFFPAGVIVRGAVLVLASYWLFADTVGEVEIPAARVALGRREWHAIVLLAITLALWFTDAVHHVAPGWVGLGFTLVYFATSPPAQLERFTATLKKDLLWFIAAIIGLTALVNHLGVRVPDALALDALRDSPMLAYFALTALSIVVCFAVTSNAEPALYVPIVSRLLAQGLHLKAGLLAQVMGYATTVLPYQSPPIVFGNALAQLDRGAVLRYCIATALLGVVFVIPVNALWWRLIGLL, encoded by the coding sequence TTGAGCGGCGCCGCGATCGGCGGGCCGGGCCGCGGGGCCGGCATGCTGACGGGCGGGCGCGTCGCGGCCGCGCTGCTCGCGGCGGGGCTCGCGACCGTCGCCGCGCTCGGCGCGCGCGGCACGCTGCCGGGCGGCGACGCGCGCATCATCGCGATCGTGTTCACCTGCATCGTGCTGTGGGCGACAGGCGCGGTCGCGAGCCTCTGGGTGTCGCTGCTGTTCTTCTTTCTCGCGGCGACCTGCACGTCGGTGCCCACCGCCGAGATCTTCTCGGGCTTCGGGTCGAGCGCGTTCTGGCTCGTGTTCAGCGGCGCGGCGATCGGCTTCGCGCTGAAGGAGAGCGGCCTGAGCGAGCGGATCGGCATCGCGCTCGCGCGCCGGATCGGCGGCTCGTACCTGAAGGAGCTGCTCGCGTTCGCGATCCTGAGCTTCCTGCTGTCGCTCGTGATGCCGTCGACGTTCGGGCGGATCGCGATCCTGATTCCGATCGCGATCGGCTACTGCGACGTCGTGAAGCTCGGCGCGCACGCGAACGGGCGGCGCGGCATCCTGCTGCTCGTGATCGTCGGCTCGTACGAGCTGGCTGCCGCGGTGCTGCCCGCGAACCTGCCGAACGTGATCATGGCGGGGATTCTGGAGCAATCGCACGGGCTGCATCTGCGCTTCTCCGAGTATCTGCTGCTGTTCTTTCCGGCCGGCGTGATCGTGCGCGGCGCGGTGCTGGTGCTCGCGTCCTACTGGCTGTTCGCGGATACGGTCGGCGAAGTCGAGATACCGGCGGCGCGCGTCGCGCTCGGCCGCCGCGAATGGCACGCGATCGTGCTGCTCGCGATCACGCTCGCGCTGTGGTTCACCGACGCAGTGCATCACGTCGCGCCCGGCTGGGTCGGGCTCGGCTTCACGCTCGTCTATTTCGCCACGTCGCCGCCCGCGCAGCTCGAACGCTTCACCGCGACGCTGAAGAAGGACCTGCTGTGGTTCATCGCGGCGATCATCGGGCTGACCGCGCTCGTCAACCATCTCGGCGTGCGCGTGCCGGACGCGCTCGCGCTCGACGCGCTGCGCGACAGCCCGATGCTCGCGTACTTCGCGCTGACCGCGCTGTCGATCGTCGTCTGCTTCGCGGTCACGTCGAACGCGGAGCCGGCGCTGTACGTGCCGATCGTGTCGCGCCTGCTCGCGCAGGGGCTGCACCTGAAGGCCGGCCTGCTCGCGCAGGTGATGGGCTATGCGACCACGGTCCTGCCGTACCAGTCGCCGCCGATCGTGTTCGGCAACGCGCTCGCGCAGCTCGACCGGGGCGCGGTGCTGCGGTACTGCATCGCGACGGCGCTGCTGGGCGTGGTGTTCGTGATCCCGGTCAATGCGTTGTGGTGGCGGTTGATCGGGCTGCTGTGA
- a CDS encoding PDR/VanB family oxidoreductase: MIENDLIAARVIARERVACDVISLRLVSDAPDFALPAFDAGAHIDLHLRDGLTRKYSLCNDPFERGVYEIAIKREPASRGGSAHVHDAIRVGDVLRIGAPLNYFPLAPDDSPAVLLAAGIGVTPLLAMAHSLLRAGRPLAFHYFVRSADAAAYGATLASQLADVATVHTGLTPDATGDAIAAIVGATDPRAHLYFCGPAPFMAAVDAIARPALGDARLHHEHFSAPAAGAAAGEAGGFEIELARSRRTLRVPPEQSITDVLYDHGIEVATSCEAGVCGACRTTVLDGAPDHRDAFLSAADKARNDCMMPCVSRCRGERLVLDL, encoded by the coding sequence ATGATCGAAAACGATCTGATTGCCGCGCGCGTGATCGCGCGCGAGCGCGTCGCGTGCGACGTGATTTCGCTGCGGCTCGTCAGCGATGCGCCGGATTTCGCGCTGCCGGCGTTCGACGCAGGCGCGCATATCGACCTGCATCTGCGCGACGGGCTCACGCGCAAGTACTCGCTGTGCAACGACCCGTTCGAGCGCGGCGTGTACGAGATCGCGATCAAGCGCGAGCCGGCGTCGCGCGGCGGCTCCGCGCACGTGCACGACGCGATCCGGGTCGGCGACGTGCTGCGGATCGGCGCGCCGCTGAATTACTTTCCGCTCGCGCCGGACGACAGCCCGGCCGTGCTGCTCGCCGCCGGGATCGGCGTGACGCCGTTGCTCGCGATGGCGCATAGCCTGTTGCGCGCGGGGCGGCCGCTCGCGTTTCACTACTTCGTGCGTTCGGCCGACGCGGCCGCGTACGGGGCGACGCTCGCGTCGCAACTCGCGGACGTCGCGACGGTGCACACGGGGCTGACGCCCGACGCGACCGGCGACGCGATCGCGGCGATCGTCGGCGCGACGGACCCGCGCGCGCATCTGTATTTCTGCGGGCCGGCGCCGTTCATGGCGGCCGTCGATGCGATCGCGCGCCCGGCGCTCGGCGACGCGCGGCTCCATCACGAGCATTTTTCCGCGCCGGCGGCGGGCGCTGCCGCGGGTGAGGCCGGCGGGTTCGAGATCGAGCTCGCGCGCTCGCGGCGCACGCTGCGCGTGCCGCCGGAGCAGTCGATCACCGATGTGCTGTACGACCACGGCATCGAGGTCGCCACGTCGTGCGAGGCGGGCGTGTGCGGCGCATGCCGGACGACCGTGCTCGACGGCGCGCCCGATCATCGGGACGCGTTCCTGAGCGCGGCGGACAAGGCCCGCAACGACTGCATGATGCCGTGCGTGTCGCGGTGCCGCGGTGAACGGCTGGTGCTGGATCTGTGA
- a CDS encoding adenylate kinase, with protein sequence MDLTRTIVIGNSGSGKSWLAQRIARSQAATLVDLDLIHWLPGGYDVPRDRDDAMRAVKRAAAHERWVIEGIYGWLVEGILADATALVWLRVDPADCVAAVRERGIRRGGSEASLAALLQWAATYRSRQGSSSDAAHERIFNDFRRDRLCLSSRDEVTAFAASLAGSRQA encoded by the coding sequence ATGGATCTGACCAGAACGATCGTCATCGGCAATTCCGGCTCGGGAAAGAGCTGGCTGGCGCAACGCATCGCCCGGTCGCAAGCGGCGACACTCGTGGATCTCGACCTGATTCACTGGCTGCCCGGCGGTTACGACGTGCCGCGCGACCGCGACGACGCGATGCGCGCGGTCAAGCGTGCGGCCGCGCACGAGCGCTGGGTGATCGAAGGCATCTACGGCTGGCTGGTCGAAGGGATACTCGCGGATGCGACGGCGCTCGTCTGGCTGCGCGTCGATCCGGCCGATTGCGTCGCCGCCGTCCGGGAGAGAGGGATTCGGCGCGGCGGCAGCGAAGCGTCGCTGGCCGCGCTGCTGCAATGGGCCGCGACGTATCGAAGCCGTCAGGGCTCGAGCTCCGATGCCGCACACGAGCGGATTTTCAATGACTTCCGGCGCGATCGCTTATGTCTGTCGAGCCGTGACGAAGTCACGGCGTTCGCGGCATCGCTGGCGGGTTCCCGGCAGGCGTGA
- a CDS encoding PASTA domain-containing protein, whose amino-acid sequence MSDSFTSHPLRRLAGIAALAAALLLPSGAASADPVHTASEIAGASLVPLGVLPHSPENGSLDDFCSGYSVKTTSAAGRQVATLGWIVTSEASLGRYQVVTFASGFERGTSGICFPRNANVAIFNGTDLIALAYTARAADWHLGIAEPLESGALLIWEGSGVGMPIGELREENGGLRLTRVAAEHTFCHGRAVVPNVYGKPLDVARKILLSHGWKPLRPRETPDGLGVGKALVKRGIVEVEACSGTGVGYCAFNYRSPAGVLRTITVGGDPEPANNNLVRYGVTCSAK is encoded by the coding sequence GTGTCCGACTCGTTCACTTCCCATCCGCTTCGTCGGCTCGCCGGGATTGCCGCCCTCGCCGCTGCTTTGCTGCTGCCGAGCGGCGCGGCTTCGGCCGATCCCGTTCATACGGCGTCCGAGATCGCCGGCGCGTCGCTCGTGCCGCTCGGCGTGCTGCCGCATTCGCCGGAAAACGGTTCGCTCGACGATTTCTGTTCCGGATACTCCGTGAAAACGACGAGCGCCGCCGGCCGGCAAGTCGCGACACTCGGCTGGATCGTGACGTCCGAGGCATCGCTCGGCCGCTATCAGGTCGTGACGTTCGCGAGCGGGTTCGAGCGCGGCACGAGCGGCATCTGTTTTCCGCGCAACGCAAATGTCGCGATCTTCAACGGGACGGACCTGATCGCGCTCGCGTACACCGCGCGCGCCGCCGATTGGCACCTCGGCATCGCCGAGCCGCTGGAAAGCGGCGCGTTGCTGATCTGGGAAGGCTCGGGCGTGGGCATGCCGATCGGCGAACTGCGCGAGGAAAACGGCGGCTTGCGCCTGACCCGGGTTGCGGCCGAGCACACGTTCTGCCACGGCCGCGCAGTCGTGCCCAATGTCTACGGCAAGCCGCTCGACGTCGCGCGCAAGATCCTGCTATCGCATGGGTGGAAACCGCTGCGCCCGCGTGAAACGCCGGACGGCCTGGGCGTCGGCAAGGCGCTGGTGAAGCGCGGCATCGTCGAAGTGGAAGCCTGCTCCGGCACCGGCGTGGGGTATTGCGCATTCAACTATCGCAGCCCGGCGGGTGTGCTCCGCACCATTACGGTCGGCGGCGATCCCGAACCGGCCAACAACAATCTGGTCCGCTACGGAGTCACGTGCAGCGCAAAATGA
- a CDS encoding DUF2322 family protein: protein MIQPTPVFKDNLAQLPAIDGIARIDLAGANGDVVATIENQPGKQGSLAVYNYLQQAFGTLDAKAAEHGLAVFAEHTADARNRPGAHPNVDRLLAIVDGGEALRIDVVARA from the coding sequence GTGATTCAACCGACCCCTGTATTCAAGGACAATCTCGCGCAACTGCCGGCCATCGACGGTATCGCGCGCATCGATCTCGCCGGCGCGAACGGCGACGTGGTCGCGACCATCGAGAACCAGCCGGGCAAGCAGGGCTCGCTCGCGGTGTACAACTATCTGCAGCAGGCATTCGGCACGCTCGACGCGAAAGCGGCCGAGCACGGCCTCGCCGTGTTCGCCGAACATACGGCCGACGCACGCAACCGCCCGGGCGCGCACCCGAACGTCGATCGTCTGCTGGCGATCGTCGACGGCGGCGAAGCGCTGCGCATCGACGTCGTCGCGCGGGCCTGA
- a CDS encoding flavin reductase family protein: MNAPHRICEPNILYFGTPVVLVSTLNENGTPNLAPISSAFWLGWRGVIGIAASSQTTRNLMRTGECVLNLPSSAQADAVDRIARTTGSSPVPASKAARGYVFEPDKFGTAGLTATASQTVAPPRALECPVHMEAVVAARHGLAEDSPDGRERICVFELRIQRVHVHPDLLMDGHADRIDPDKWSPLIMSFQKFYGLEPRQVHASRLAEIPERAYRSPDVDRARAAADSPQPIG; the protein is encoded by the coding sequence ATGAATGCTCCGCATCGCATCTGTGAACCGAACATCCTCTATTTCGGCACGCCCGTCGTGCTGGTCAGCACGCTGAACGAAAACGGCACGCCCAACCTCGCGCCGATCTCGTCCGCGTTCTGGCTCGGCTGGCGCGGCGTAATCGGCATCGCCGCCAGCTCGCAGACCACCCGCAACCTGATGCGCACCGGCGAATGCGTGCTGAACCTGCCGTCGTCGGCGCAGGCGGACGCGGTCGACCGGATCGCGCGCACGACGGGTTCCAGCCCGGTGCCGGCGTCCAAGGCGGCGCGCGGCTACGTATTCGAACCCGACAAGTTCGGCACGGCCGGGCTCACCGCAACCGCGTCGCAAACCGTCGCGCCGCCGCGCGCGCTCGAATGCCCGGTGCACATGGAAGCGGTCGTCGCGGCCCGGCACGGGCTTGCCGAGGATTCCCCCGACGGGCGTGAGCGCATCTGCGTGTTCGAGTTGCGCATCCAGCGCGTGCACGTGCATCCCGACCTGCTGATGGACGGCCACGCGGACCGCATCGATCCGGACAAATGGTCGCCACTGATCATGAGCTTCCAGAAGTTCTACGGGCTGGAGCCGCGTCAGGTGCATGCGTCGCGGCTTGCGGAGATTCCGGAGCGCGCGTATCGCAGCCCGGACGTCGACCGCGCGCGAGCGGCCGCCGACTCGCCGCAGCCGATCGGATAA
- the atsR gene encoding hybrid sensor histidine kinase/response regulator AtsR (AtsR signifies Adherence and T6SS Regulator.), with amino-acid sequence MTARRWKNRKIILVLGSLWIMGFAAWAFLLWDLLATSVNEGVLEGPREGVFWTAAQYRNVYTRFDRQLILYATHEDDDFNHVQMQLDSLSVSFGFLQRPSEVSQYWLRIPKARDDIATLGAFMARLQREVPALRDARGDARRMAADVDAYWPKVNGLANYFRAIEMAQRDFTFHQLKEKQRAILILGIVLGVILCALFLLLFYTMRTRDDLLERQDAALDAEKQASDRAFEMIEAKNAFLGMVSHELRTPLQAICGSVEILLARPQSDANLKTIRRLQNSALSLEALVRELTDYIKLRSTRRRAEPAIVGIAPLLADAMEPFRERISAKRIHASQHVDPPGLAVRSDRKLLRQVLSNLIENSVKYTNGGTIDVSATLLDAPAGPKLRVAVRDTGAGIAKQHLSKIFEPFYRANDAVGLHVDGIGMGLAVVREIVTTLRGHVDVRSTVGEGSEFVVTLPAEVPDSGEPAGDAPASPHAAAYRDRRALVVDDDDNARETLGAMLAALGVHADLCGTGSEGVARFAEHRYDIVLLDLELPDLNGVEVAKRIRAATPADGTRRAAILGVSAYESAGLDAHKSVFDAFLPKPVHLRELGALVEQLIAE; translated from the coding sequence ATGACCGCCAGGCGATGGAAAAATAGAAAAATCATCCTGGTCCTCGGCTCGCTGTGGATCATGGGGTTCGCCGCGTGGGCGTTCCTGCTGTGGGACCTCCTCGCCACCTCGGTCAACGAGGGCGTACTCGAAGGGCCGCGCGAAGGTGTGTTCTGGACCGCCGCGCAATACCGGAACGTCTATACGCGGTTCGACCGGCAACTGATCCTCTACGCGACGCACGAGGACGACGACTTCAATCACGTCCAGATGCAGCTCGACAGCCTGTCGGTGTCGTTCGGCTTTCTGCAGCGGCCGTCGGAAGTGTCTCAATACTGGCTGCGCATCCCGAAGGCGCGCGACGACATCGCGACGCTCGGCGCATTCATGGCCCGGCTGCAGCGCGAGGTGCCGGCGCTGCGCGATGCGCGCGGCGATGCGCGGCGCATGGCGGCCGACGTCGACGCGTACTGGCCGAAGGTCAACGGCCTCGCGAACTATTTCCGCGCGATCGAGATGGCGCAGCGCGACTTCACGTTCCATCAGCTGAAGGAAAAGCAGCGCGCGATCCTGATCCTCGGCATCGTGCTTGGCGTGATCCTCTGCGCGCTGTTCCTGCTGCTGTTCTATACGATGCGCACGCGTGACGACCTGCTCGAACGGCAGGACGCAGCGCTCGACGCGGAGAAGCAGGCATCGGACCGCGCGTTCGAAATGATCGAGGCAAAGAACGCATTCCTCGGGATGGTCAGCCATGAGTTGCGCACGCCGCTGCAGGCTATCTGCGGATCGGTCGAGATCCTCCTCGCGCGCCCGCAGTCGGACGCGAACCTGAAGACGATCCGGCGGCTGCAGAATTCCGCGCTGTCCCTCGAAGCGCTGGTGAGGGAGCTCACCGACTACATCAAGCTGCGCTCCACCCGGCGCCGCGCCGAACCGGCAATCGTCGGCATCGCGCCCCTGCTGGCCGATGCGATGGAACCGTTTCGCGAGCGGATCTCGGCCAAGCGCATCCACGCGTCGCAGCACGTCGATCCGCCCGGTCTGGCCGTGCGCTCCGATCGCAAGCTGCTGCGCCAGGTGCTGTCGAACCTGATCGAGAACTCGGTCAAGTACACGAACGGCGGCACGATCGACGTGAGCGCGACGCTGCTGGACGCGCCCGCCGGCCCGAAGCTGAGAGTCGCCGTGCGCGACACGGGCGCCGGCATCGCGAAACAGCACCTGTCGAAGATCTTCGAGCCGTTCTATCGCGCGAACGACGCGGTCGGGCTGCATGTGGACGGAATCGGGATGGGGCTCGCCGTCGTGCGCGAAATCGTGACGACGCTGCGCGGACATGTGGACGTGCGCAGCACGGTGGGCGAAGGCAGCGAGTTCGTCGTGACGCTGCCGGCCGAAGTGCCCGACAGCGGCGAACCGGCGGGCGACGCGCCGGCATCGCCGCACGCGGCCGCATACCGCGACCGGCGCGCGCTGGTGGTCGACGATGACGACAACGCGCGCGAAACGCTCGGCGCGATGCTGGCGGCGCTGGGCGTCCATGCGGACCTGTGCGGCACCGGCAGCGAAGGCGTCGCGCGTTTCGCCGAGCACCGGTACGACATCGTGCTGCTGGATCTCGAACTGCCCGACCTGAACGGCGTCGAGGTCGCGAAGCGGATCCGCGCGGCGACGCCGGCGGACGGCACGCGGCGCGCGGCGATCCTCGGCGTCAGCGCGTATGAATCGGCCGGGCTGGACGCGCACAAGTCTGTCTTCGACGCATTCCTGCCGAAGCCCGTCCACCTGCGCGAACTCGGCGCGCTGGTGGAGCAGTTGATCGCCGAATGA
- a CDS encoding molybdopterin-dependent oxidoreductase: MRNPKTWLQGLLLACLLGAAAASWAAPFTFTVDGNIAKSNQPGKNAYVFSEQALMALPQHTIVTSTSWTPKATFTGPRLSDILKTVGAHGTQIEFRCIDEYTFTIPVSDADRYGVILARTMNGKVLGNDNYGPLWIMYPRDQYPDELKTPLGEAKFAWQIIGLTVK, translated from the coding sequence ATGCGAAATCCGAAAACCTGGTTGCAAGGCCTGCTGCTGGCCTGCCTGCTGGGCGCCGCCGCCGCGTCGTGGGCCGCGCCGTTCACGTTCACCGTCGACGGCAACATCGCGAAATCGAATCAGCCCGGGAAAAACGCGTACGTCTTCTCCGAGCAGGCGCTGATGGCGCTGCCCCAGCACACGATCGTCACGTCGACGAGCTGGACGCCGAAGGCGACCTTCACCGGCCCGCGCCTGTCCGACATCCTGAAGACCGTCGGCGCGCACGGCACGCAGATCGAGTTCCGCTGCATCGACGAGTACACGTTCACGATTCCCGTGTCCGACGCCGATCGCTACGGCGTGATCCTCGCGCGGACGATGAACGGCAAGGTGCTCGGCAACGACAACTACGGCCCGCTGTGGATCATGTACCCGCGCGACCAGTATCCCGACGAACTGAAGACGCCGCTCGGCGAAGCGAAGTTCGCGTGGCAGATCATCGGCCTGACGGTGAAATGA
- a CDS encoding response regulator: MSNSEQANVDLITANKVRDLLNRNGIPPRSHNTTIANVLGLSFSVITRKMKGLIPWNLSQLQDIATHFGVPPAILLDDKGTQAAAAEMIDATLVIESRRFRCRAAISTKASSHAETDFVAIQSQGEWIVMERHHAHEGRTYPVDVIELRSTQPNVYAARIAVVDDSQDVAETVCEYFIEKGVNAIPYFDGASFRKALEVEDFDGYILDWMLGDQTAAELVRGIRSSENSGAPIFLLTGKISTGEASEDEIAHIVSHYNARCEEKPVRLPILFAEVARELKIAPPFNAPAG, from the coding sequence ATGTCCAACAGCGAGCAGGCCAACGTCGATCTGATCACCGCCAACAAGGTGCGCGACCTACTGAACCGGAACGGCATTCCGCCGCGAAGTCACAACACGACGATCGCGAACGTGCTCGGCCTCAGCTTCTCCGTCATCACCCGCAAGATGAAGGGCCTGATCCCGTGGAACCTGTCGCAATTGCAGGACATCGCGACGCATTTCGGCGTGCCGCCCGCGATCCTGCTCGACGACAAGGGCACGCAGGCGGCCGCCGCCGAGATGATCGACGCGACGCTCGTGATCGAGTCGCGGCGCTTTCGCTGCCGCGCCGCGATCTCGACCAAGGCCAGCAGCCACGCCGAAACGGATTTCGTCGCGATCCAGTCGCAAGGCGAATGGATCGTCATGGAACGCCACCACGCGCATGAAGGCCGCACGTATCCGGTCGACGTGATCGAGCTGCGCTCGACCCAGCCGAACGTGTATGCGGCGCGGATCGCCGTGGTCGACGATTCGCAGGACGTCGCCGAAACCGTATGTGAATATTTCATCGAAAAAGGCGTGAACGCGATCCCGTACTTCGACGGCGCATCGTTCCGCAAGGCACTCGAGGTTGAGGATTTCGACGGCTACATCCTCGACTGGATGCTCGGCGACCAGACCGCCGCCGAACTCGTGCGCGGCATCCGCTCGAGCGAGAACAGCGGCGCGCCGATCTTCCTGCTGACCGGCAAGATCTCGACCGGTGAAGCGAGCGAAGACGAAATCGCGCACATCGTGTCGCACTACAACGCGCGCTGCGAGGAAAAGCCGGTGCGCCTGCCGATCCTGTTCGCCGAAGTGGCGCGCGAACTGAAGATCGCCCCGCCGTTCAACGCGCCCGCGGGCTGA